A stretch of Bradyrhizobium sp. AZCC 2262 DNA encodes these proteins:
- a CDS encoding cold-shock protein, with the protein MATGTVKWFNATKGYGFIQPDNGSKDVFVHISAVEKAGLSTLNEGAKVSYEEVPNKGKTSAENLRVG; encoded by the coding sequence GTGGCAACCGGAACGGTGAAGTGGTTCAACGCGACAAAGGGCTATGGATTCATTCAGCCCGATAACGGCAGCAAGGATGTGTTCGTGCACATCTCCGCGGTCGAGAAAGCTGGGCTCAGCACACTCAATGAGGGTGCAAAGGTCAGCTATGAGGAAGTGCCCAACAAAGGGAAGACTTCGGCGGAGAATTTGAGGGTCGGGTGA
- a CDS encoding ABC transporter substrate-binding protein, which yields MPLLTRRRIATTLLGLAMAMSATAALAQKYDTGASDTEIKIGNIVPYSGPASAYGVVGRAMGAVFKKVNDEGGINGRKINFISYDDAYSPPKAVEQARKLIESDEVLLLFGTLGTPSNTAIQKYVNSKKVPQLFVATGATKWNDPKAFPWTMGWLPSYQSESRIYAKYLTKEKPATKIAVLYQNDDMGKDYLKGLKDGFAKDTSRIVAEESYEVSEPTIDSHVVRIKSSNPDVVVFFTTPKFGAQAIKKLGEMSWKPVTIISNVSASTATVMRPAGLENSQGVISAAYAKDASDPQWEGDAGIKAFDALLTKYLPEVNRVDSSAMTGYNMATTMVEVLKRCGDNLTRENVMKQAASLKQFPQGGLLPGVTLSTGPDDFQPIEQLQLMQFKDGRWQLFGDVISGELGH from the coding sequence ATGCCCCTGCTGACCCGACGCCGTATCGCGACCACCCTGCTCGGCCTCGCGATGGCCATGAGCGCAACCGCCGCACTGGCGCAGAAGTACGACACCGGCGCCAGCGACACCGAGATCAAAATCGGCAACATCGTGCCCTATAGCGGTCCGGCATCGGCCTATGGTGTGGTCGGCAGGGCGATGGGCGCGGTGTTCAAGAAGGTCAATGACGAGGGCGGCATCAATGGCCGCAAGATCAATTTCATCTCCTATGACGACGCCTATTCACCGCCGAAGGCCGTCGAGCAGGCGCGCAAGCTGATCGAGAGCGACGAGGTTCTGCTGCTGTTCGGCACGCTCGGCACCCCCTCCAACACCGCGATCCAGAAATACGTCAACAGCAAGAAGGTGCCGCAGCTGTTCGTCGCCACTGGCGCCACCAAGTGGAACGACCCGAAGGCGTTTCCCTGGACCATGGGCTGGCTGCCGAGCTACCAGAGCGAGTCGCGCATCTACGCGAAGTATCTCACGAAGGAGAAGCCGGCGACCAAGATCGCCGTGCTCTACCAGAACGACGACATGGGCAAGGACTATCTGAAGGGCCTGAAGGACGGCTTCGCCAAGGATACCTCCCGCATCGTTGCGGAGGAAAGCTACGAGGTGTCGGAGCCGACCATCGACTCGCATGTGGTGCGGATCAAGTCGTCCAATCCGGATGTCGTGGTGTTCTTCACCACGCCGAAGTTCGGCGCGCAGGCGATCAAGAAGCTCGGCGAGATGAGCTGGAAGCCGGTCACCATCATCTCCAATGTCAGCGCATCCACCGCGACCGTGATGCGGCCCGCGGGGCTGGAGAATTCGCAGGGCGTGATCTCGGCCGCCTACGCCAAGGACGCCAGCGATCCACAGTGGGAGGGCGATGCCGGCATCAAGGCGTTCGACGCGCTGCTGACCAAATATTTGCCGGAGGTCAATCGCGTCGATTCCTCGGCCATGACCGGCTACAACATGGCGACCACCATGGTCGAAGTGTTGAAGCGTTGCGGCGACAATCTGACCCGCGAGAACGTGATGAAGCAGGCTGCGAGCCTGAAGCAGTTTCCGCAAGGCGGGCTGCTGCCGGGCGTCACCCTCTCCACCGGGCCGGACGACTTCCAGCCGATCGAGCAATTGCAATTGATGCAGTTCAAGGACGGGCGCTGGCAGTTGTTCGGCGACGTCATCAGCGGCGAACTCGGCCACTAG
- a CDS encoding ABC transporter ATP-binding protein: protein MSALLSVSDAHVSYGKVEAVRSVSLDVADNEIVTIIGANGAGKTTLLNAIMGVLPLKGATAFAGADMAPLDIEDRVAAGLCLVPEHRELFGTMNVEDNLELGAFRIPKATAAKSFERVYTLFPRLKERRKQLAGTLSGGEQQMLAMGRALMGAPKLLMLDEPSLGLAPIIVADIFRTIVELRAAGVSVLLVEQNAQAALQIADRAYVMELGEFILSGSAKDIANNQRVAASYLGFQHEGASGI from the coding sequence ATGAGCGCGCTGTTATCGGTCTCCGACGCCCATGTCTCCTACGGCAAGGTCGAGGCCGTGCGTTCGGTTTCGCTCGACGTCGCCGACAACGAGATCGTCACTATCATCGGCGCCAACGGTGCCGGCAAGACCACGCTGCTGAACGCCATCATGGGCGTGCTGCCGCTCAAGGGCGCCACCGCCTTCGCTGGCGCCGACATGGCGCCGCTCGACATCGAGGATCGCGTCGCGGCGGGCTTGTGTCTGGTGCCCGAACACCGCGAATTGTTCGGCACCATGAATGTCGAAGACAATCTGGAGCTCGGCGCCTTCCGGATTCCGAAGGCTACCGCAGCAAAATCGTTCGAGCGCGTCTATACGCTGTTTCCGCGGCTGAAGGAGCGGCGCAAGCAGCTGGCCGGGACGCTGTCGGGTGGCGAGCAGCAGATGCTGGCGATGGGCCGCGCGTTGATGGGCGCGCCAAAACTGTTGATGCTGGACGAACCGAGCCTCGGGCTGGCGCCGATCATCGTTGCCGACATCTTCCGCACCATCGTCGAACTGCGCGCCGCCGGCGTCTCGGTGCTGCTGGTCGAGCAGAACGCGCAAGCCGCCCTGCAAATCGCCGACCGCGCCTACGTCATGGAACTCGGCGAATTCATCCTGTCCGGATCGGCAAAGGATATTGCTAACAACCAGCGCGTCGCGGCGAGCTATCTCGGCTTCCAGCACGAGGGCGCGAGCGGGATCTAG
- a CDS encoding MarR family winged helix-turn-helix transcriptional regulator has protein sequence MTVSKAATDAVKPPRNSGKEIAGAADGAADNAGLQLGELADLLGYSLKRAQLKVFEDFLRCVAPLQLTPAQFSVLLLLDRNPGRNQTEIANTLGILRPNFVSMLDALESRGLCARMRSTHDRRSHILVLTDKGRAVLARAKKLVASKHEARLNELLGPANRVALLEMLSKIAAEF, from the coding sequence ATGACAGTTTCCAAGGCAGCGACCGATGCCGTCAAGCCGCCGCGCAACAGCGGCAAGGAAATTGCGGGCGCTGCGGATGGCGCCGCTGACAATGCCGGGCTGCAACTGGGCGAACTGGCCGACCTGCTCGGCTACTCGCTCAAGCGCGCGCAGCTCAAGGTGTTCGAGGACTTCCTGCGCTGCGTCGCGCCGCTGCAACTGACGCCGGCGCAATTCTCGGTGCTGCTGCTGCTCGACCGGAACCCCGGACGCAACCAGACCGAAATCGCCAACACGCTCGGCATCCTCAGGCCGAATTTCGTATCGATGCTGGATGCGCTGGAGAGCCGCGGCCTCTGCGCCCGGATGCGCTCGACCCACGATCGCCGCTCGCACATCCTGGTTCTGACCGACAAGGGCAGGGCAGTGCTGGCGCGCGCCAAGAAGCTGGTCGCCAGCAAGCACGAGGCGCGTCTCAACGAATTGCTGGGCCCGGCCAACCGCGTAGCGCTGCTCGAAATGCTGTCGAAGATCGCGGCGGAGTTCTGA
- a CDS encoding sensor domain-containing protein, with the protein MSDHGQITAPRSAPLSARLEEAINHLSLGIVIFDEKREVVFCNERYREMYGLSPEQVKPGTPTSELIRHRLDLGLKVPLAPDDYIRARVGRDIALDTTVQEFADGRIIAYTVYPVPGGGGMATHEDVTGREELNARLKKQYELGREQEETLRVRNFQFDTAINNMSQGLCFFDADHCLIVCNDRFVEMYDIAPERVSPGMSLIEIVDLRFEAGSFPAMTRDEYLQWRTNVAVSNEAKDSIVELMNGRTFKIRHRPMPGGGWVATHEDITEQRQSEVKIEYMAHHDALTDLANRVLLNDRLEYALGRVQRGEMLAVHHLDLDQFKAVNDTFGHPCGDKLLRIVADRLRGLVGEADTIARMGGDEFVIVQATVADPAEATSLAQRVIDALTEPYDIDGQQAVIGVSIGISVGPGDGSNPDKLLRNADLALYRAKSDGRGTFRFFEPVMDLQMQTRRIMEQDLRKALPAGEFELHYQPVVNLASKEISGFEALIRWNHPGKGMISPADFIPLAEEIGFIVPMGEWVIRQACATAAQWPDNLHVAVNISAIQFRSPGLMQVIVSALAASGLAPTRLEIEITESVLLHNKEATLAVLHQLRALGIRIAMDDFGTGYSSLTYLQSFPFDKIKIDRSFVKNITEDSSSLTIVRAVAALANGMGMTATAEGVETAEQLHSIASEGCTEMQGFLFSRPLPAAEIERQFLSGRGQRDIQGRIVAA; encoded by the coding sequence ATGAGCGATCACGGCCAGATTACCGCCCCGCGGTCAGCGCCCTTGAGTGCGCGGCTCGAAGAGGCGATCAACCATTTGTCGCTCGGGATCGTCATTTTCGACGAGAAACGCGAAGTCGTTTTCTGCAACGAGCGTTACAGGGAAATGTACGGGCTGTCGCCTGAGCAGGTGAAGCCGGGCACACCGACCAGTGAACTGATCCGGCATCGGCTGGATCTCGGCCTCAAGGTGCCGCTCGCCCCCGATGATTACATCCGTGCACGCGTCGGCCGCGACATCGCACTCGACACCACGGTGCAGGAGTTCGCCGACGGCCGGATCATCGCCTACACCGTCTACCCGGTGCCCGGCGGCGGCGGGATGGCGACCCACGAGGACGTCACCGGGCGCGAAGAGCTCAATGCCCGGCTGAAGAAACAATACGAACTCGGCAGGGAGCAGGAAGAGACGCTACGCGTCAGAAACTTCCAGTTCGACACCGCGATCAACAACATGTCGCAGGGGCTTTGCTTCTTCGATGCCGACCACTGCCTGATCGTCTGCAACGATCGCTTCGTCGAGATGTATGATATTGCGCCCGAGCGCGTCAGCCCCGGCATGTCGCTGATCGAGATCGTCGACCTGCGCTTCGAGGCCGGCAGCTTCCCCGCCATGACGCGGGACGAATATCTTCAGTGGCGCACCAACGTGGCGGTTTCCAACGAGGCAAAGGACAGCATCGTCGAATTGATGAACGGACGCACCTTCAAGATCCGGCACCGGCCGATGCCCGGCGGTGGTTGGGTCGCCACGCATGAAGACATCACCGAGCAGCGGCAGTCCGAGGTCAAGATCGAATACATGGCGCACCACGATGCGCTGACCGATCTGGCCAACCGGGTGCTGTTGAACGATCGGCTCGAATACGCGCTGGGCAGGGTTCAGCGTGGCGAAATGCTGGCCGTCCACCACCTCGACCTCGATCAGTTCAAGGCCGTCAACGATACCTTTGGCCATCCCTGCGGCGACAAGCTGCTCAGGATCGTCGCCGATCGGCTGCGCGGGCTCGTTGGCGAGGCCGACACGATCGCGCGGATGGGAGGCGATGAATTCGTGATCGTGCAGGCCACGGTCGCGGACCCCGCCGAGGCCACCTCGCTGGCGCAGCGCGTCATCGACGCGCTGACCGAGCCCTATGACATCGACGGCCAGCAGGCCGTGATCGGCGTCAGCATCGGCATTTCGGTCGGCCCCGGTGACGGATCGAACCCCGACAAATTATTGCGCAACGCCGACCTCGCACTCTACCGCGCCAAGAGCGACGGACGCGGCACGTTCCGCTTCTTTGAACCCGTGATGGACCTGCAGATGCAGACCCGCCGCATCATGGAACAGGACCTGCGCAAGGCGCTGCCGGCAGGAGAATTCGAGCTGCATTACCAGCCGGTCGTCAACCTCGCGAGCAAGGAAATCAGCGGCTTCGAGGCCCTGATACGCTGGAATCATCCGGGCAAGGGGATGATCTCGCCGGCCGACTTCATTCCATTGGCCGAAGAGATCGGCTTTATCGTCCCGATGGGCGAGTGGGTGATCCGGCAGGCCTGCGCCACCGCCGCGCAATGGCCCGACAACCTTCACGTCGCCGTCAATATCTCGGCGATCCAGTTTCGCAGCCCCGGCCTGATGCAGGTAATCGTCAGCGCGCTCGCGGCTTCCGGTCTCGCGCCCACGCGGCTGGAGATCGAGATCACCGAGTCCGTCCTGCTCCACAACAAGGAGGCGACGCTGGCCGTGCTGCATCAGTTGCGCGCGCTCGGGATCCGGATCGCCATGGACGATTTCGGCACCGGATATTCGTCGCTGACCTACCTGCAGAGCTTTCCGTTCGACAAGATCAAGATCGACCGCTCGTTCGTCAAGAACATCACCGAGGATTCGAGCTCGCTCACCATCGTGCGTGCGGTCGCCGCGCTCGCGAATGGAATGGGCATGACGGCTACCGCCGAGGGCGTGGAAACCGCGGAGCAGCTCCACAGCATCGCTTCCGAAGGATGCACGGAGATGCAGGGTTTTCTGTTCAGCCGGCCGCTTCCCGCCGCCGAGATCGAGCGGCAATTCCTGTCGGGCCGTGGCCAGCGAGATATTCAGGGCCGTATCGTCGCGGCCTGA
- a CDS encoding branched-chain amino acid ABC transporter ATP-binding protein/permease has protein sequence MTQRTPVLIFALVMAAIPFLPGVPPFWIVLLNNIGLAALVAMGLVLLTGVGGLTSFGQAAFCGFGAYTTAVLTTAYGFSPWLTLPLSLLVSGVAAVLLGIVTVRLSGHYLPLGTIAWGIGLFYLFSKLEFLGRNDGISGIPPLSIGNFKMLDPGTIYFAIWIAVLVSALLTMNLLDSRTGRAIRALRRGHIAGEAFGVQTPRAKLLVFIYAAVLAGLSGWLYAHFQRAANPTPFGAQAGIEYLFIAVVGGAGYVWGAVLGAGIVVILKEILQSYLPYVFGGQSQLETIVFGILLVVLLQLAPTGVWPWLMARLPLKPGRKMPDTSLPLAKRERAPASAAALLQIEEARKQFGGVIAVNDVSFDVQAREIVALIGPNGAGKSTTFNLITGVLTTTGGTISVLGHKVDNAPPQEVVKLGVARTFQHVKLVPDMTVLENVAIGAHLRGSSGAISSMFRLDRADEAKLLAEAARQIERVGLGDQINQLAGSLSLGQQRIVEIARALCVDPLLLLLDEPAAGLRHMEKQRLAALLRQLRDGGMSVLLVEHDMGFVMDLADRVVVLDFGTKIAEGTPAAIKTNPDVIKAYLGATA, from the coding sequence ATGACGCAGCGAACCCCCGTCCTCATCTTCGCGCTCGTGATGGCGGCGATCCCGTTCCTTCCGGGTGTGCCGCCGTTCTGGATCGTGCTGCTCAACAATATCGGCCTCGCCGCGCTGGTGGCGATGGGGCTGGTGCTCCTGACCGGCGTCGGTGGCCTGACGTCATTCGGCCAGGCCGCCTTCTGCGGCTTCGGCGCTTACACCACAGCGGTGCTGACGACCGCCTACGGGTTTTCGCCGTGGCTCACGCTGCCGCTCTCGCTGCTGGTCAGTGGCGTGGCCGCCGTCCTGCTCGGCATCGTCACGGTGCGGCTATCAGGCCATTACTTGCCGCTCGGCACCATCGCCTGGGGCATCGGGCTGTTTTATCTGTTCAGCAAGCTGGAATTCCTCGGCCGCAATGACGGCATCTCGGGCATTCCGCCGCTCTCGATCGGCAATTTCAAAATGCTCGATCCCGGCACGATCTATTTCGCGATCTGGATCGCGGTGCTGGTCTCGGCATTGCTGACCATGAACCTGCTGGACTCCCGCACCGGCCGCGCGATCCGCGCGCTGCGGCGCGGGCACATCGCCGGCGAGGCGTTCGGCGTCCAGACTCCGCGCGCCAAGCTTCTGGTGTTCATTTATGCGGCGGTTCTCGCGGGCCTGTCCGGCTGGCTCTATGCGCATTTCCAGCGCGCCGCCAATCCGACGCCGTTCGGCGCGCAGGCCGGCATCGAATATCTGTTCATCGCCGTGGTCGGCGGCGCCGGCTATGTCTGGGGCGCGGTGCTCGGCGCCGGCATCGTCGTGATCCTGAAAGAGATCCTGCAGAGCTATCTGCCGTATGTCTTTGGCGGCCAGAGCCAGCTCGAGACCATCGTGTTCGGCATCCTGCTGGTCGTTTTGCTGCAACTGGCGCCGACCGGCGTCTGGCCGTGGCTGATGGCGCGATTGCCGCTCAAGCCAGGCCGCAAGATGCCCGACACGTCGCTCCCCCTCGCCAAGCGCGAGCGCGCGCCGGCTTCCGCTGCCGCGCTGCTGCAGATCGAGGAAGCACGAAAACAGTTCGGCGGCGTGATCGCCGTCAACGACGTCTCCTTCGACGTCCAGGCCCGCGAGATCGTCGCGCTTATTGGTCCCAATGGTGCCGGCAAGAGCACGACCTTCAACCTGATCACGGGCGTGCTGACGACCACCGGCGGCACCATCTCGGTGCTCGGCCACAAGGTCGACAATGCGCCTCCGCAGGAAGTGGTAAAACTCGGCGTCGCGCGCACCTTCCAGCACGTCAAGCTGGTGCCCGACATGACCGTGCTGGAGAACGTCGCGATCGGCGCGCATCTGCGCGGGTCTTCGGGCGCGATATCAAGCATGTTCCGGCTCGACCGGGCCGATGAGGCAAAGCTGCTGGCGGAAGCCGCGCGCCAGATCGAACGTGTCGGCCTCGGCGACCAGATCAACCAGTTGGCGGGAAGCCTGTCGCTCGGCCAGCAGCGCATCGTCGAGATCGCACGCGCGCTGTGTGTCGATCCGTTGCTGCTCTTGCTCGACGAACCGGCCGCGGGATTGCGCCACATGGAGAAGCAGCGGCTCGCTGCGCTGCTCCGTCAATTGCGCGACGGCGGCATGTCGGTGCTCCTGGTCGAGCACGATATGGGTTTTGTGATGGATCTGGCCGACCGCGTCGTGGTGCTCGATTTCGGCACCAAGATCGCGGAGGGCACGCCGGCCGCGATCAAGACCAACCCCGATGTGATCAAGGCCTATCTCGGAGCCACCGCATGA
- a CDS encoding branched-chain amino acid ABC transporter permease: protein MNTTIMLFLLQDGITNGAIYALLGLALVLVFAVTRVILIPQGEFVTFGALSYAVLATGKVPGTAWLAMAMGLVAFALDLFDARRSLRLKRTLRSLALNIVLPAAILALTYGLAGPRTPIAVNIALSLLIVTAIGLFLYRIAFQPIAHTSVLVLLIASVGCHLALQGLGLVFFGAEGLRGPALSNTALTIGPLRFTGQSLAVYGLTIAFIIALWLFFGFTRMGKALRATAVNRLGARLVGIRTTLSGQIAFLLASLIGAISGILIVPITTLYYDTGFLIGLKGFIAAIIGGLVSYPLTAVAALIVGSVEAFSSFYASNYKEVIVFTLILPVLVLRSLAAPAVEEEKD, encoded by the coding sequence TTGAACACGACGATCATGCTGTTCCTGCTGCAGGACGGCATCACCAATGGCGCGATCTATGCGCTGCTCGGGCTGGCGCTGGTGCTGGTGTTTGCCGTCACCCGCGTCATCCTGATCCCGCAGGGCGAGTTCGTCACGTTCGGCGCACTGAGCTACGCCGTGCTGGCGACCGGCAAGGTGCCGGGCACCGCGTGGCTGGCGATGGCGATGGGCTTGGTCGCCTTTGCTCTCGACTTGTTTGACGCGCGGCGGTCGCTGCGGCTCAAGCGGACATTGCGCTCCCTTGCCCTCAACATCGTCCTGCCCGCCGCCATCCTGGCCCTGACCTACGGTCTAGCCGGGCCCAGGACACCGATCGCGGTCAATATCGCGCTCTCGCTTTTGATCGTCACGGCGATCGGACTATTCCTCTACCGCATCGCATTCCAGCCGATCGCCCATACCTCGGTGCTGGTGCTGCTGATTGCCTCCGTCGGCTGCCATCTCGCGCTGCAGGGCCTGGGCCTGGTGTTCTTCGGCGCCGAGGGCCTGCGCGGACCGGCGCTGTCCAACACGGCATTGACGATCGGCCCGCTGCGCTTCACCGGCCAGAGCCTTGCGGTCTATGGGCTAACGATTGCCTTCATCATAGCACTCTGGCTGTTCTTCGGCTTCACGCGGATGGGCAAGGCGCTGCGCGCCACGGCGGTCAACCGGCTCGGGGCGCGCCTCGTCGGCATCCGCACCACGCTGTCGGGACAGATCGCATTCCTGCTGGCGTCCCTGATCGGCGCGATTTCCGGCATCCTGATCGTGCCGATCACGACGCTCTATTACGACACCGGTTTCCTGATCGGCCTGAAAGGTTTCATTGCCGCGATCATCGGCGGGCTCGTGAGCTATCCGCTGACCGCGGTGGCGGCCCTGATCGTCGGCAGCGTCGAGGCCTTCTCCTCGTTCTACGCCAGCAATTACAAGGAGGTCATCGTCTTCACGCTGATCCTTCCCGTGCTCGTGCTGCGTTCGCTCGCAGCGCCCGCCGTCGAGGAAGAGAAGGACTAA
- a CDS encoding glycerate kinase type-2 family protein, with product MTDRRPFLRSIFDAAVAAAHPDVVLSAHLRPVPKGRVICLAAGKGAAAMAAAAERHYLDALGLDPARLTGIATTRHGHGVPTRRIKVIEAGHPVPDEAGLKAADETLRLAAEATADDLMLVLLSGGGSANWIAPAEGVSFAQKQQVNRALLRSGAPIGEMNIVRKHLSRIKGGRLARAGQRAAEIVTLAISDVPHDDPSAIASGPTVPDPSTLADARALVARYNLTVDDAVRRALEDPRNESCKPGDAAFARAQFEMIAKPKASLDAAIKVAKDAGYEVIGLGADLEGEARDVAADHARLALKARSEGKRIAILSGGELTVTVRGNGRGGPNQEYALALADLLKDTSGIVALAADTDGADGGAGSATDPAGAVIDQATFAKMKSLGLSPAAYLANNDATAFFSATGDLLLTGPTLTNVNDVRVILVDPA from the coding sequence ATGACCGACCGACGCCCCTTCCTGCGTTCAATCTTCGATGCGGCCGTTGCGGCCGCGCATCCCGACGTCGTGCTGTCGGCGCATCTGCGCCCGGTGCCGAAGGGTAGGGTGATCTGCCTTGCCGCTGGCAAGGGCGCGGCAGCGATGGCGGCTGCGGCCGAACGGCACTATCTTGATGCGCTGGGGCTCGATCCCGCGCGACTGACCGGCATTGCCACCACGCGCCACGGCCACGGCGTGCCGACGCGGCGGATCAAAGTGATCGAGGCCGGCCATCCCGTGCCCGATGAAGCCGGGCTGAAAGCCGCCGACGAAACGCTGCGCCTCGCCGCTGAGGCAACCGCTGACGATCTGATGCTGGTGCTGTTGTCTGGCGGCGGCTCCGCGAACTGGATCGCGCCAGCCGAGGGTGTTTCGTTCGCGCAGAAGCAGCAGGTGAACCGCGCGCTGTTGCGGTCGGGCGCGCCGATCGGCGAGATGAATATCGTCCGCAAGCATCTGTCGCGGATCAAGGGCGGACGGCTGGCCCGCGCCGGACAGCGCGCCGCCGAAATCGTTACGCTGGCGATCTCCGACGTGCCGCATGACGATCCGTCCGCGATCGCATCGGGACCGACGGTGCCGGATCCGAGTACGCTGGCGGACGCCCGCGCGCTGGTGGCACGGTATAATCTCACGGTCGACGATGCTGTCAGGCGCGCGCTCGAAGATCCCAGGAATGAGAGCTGCAAGCCCGGCGATGCCGCGTTTGCCCGCGCACAATTCGAGATGATTGCCAAGCCGAAAGCTTCGCTCGACGCGGCCATCAAGGTCGCAAAGGACGCCGGCTATGAGGTCATCGGCCTCGGCGCCGATCTGGAAGGCGAAGCCCGCGACGTTGCGGCCGATCATGCGCGGCTGGCGCTGAAGGCACGCAGCGAGGGTAAACGCATCGCGATCCTTTCGGGCGGCGAACTCACGGTGACCGTACGCGGCAATGGTCGTGGTGGCCCCAATCAGGAATATGCGCTGGCGCTGGCGGATCTGCTGAAGGACACGTCAGGCATTGTGGCGCTGGCCGCGGACACCGACGGCGCCGACGGCGGCGCCGGCAGCGCAACCGATCCGGCCGGCGCGGTGATCGATCAGGCGACGTTTGCGAAGATGAAGTCGCTCGGCCTCTCACCTGCGGCCTACCTCGCCAACAATGACGCCACCGCGTTCTTTTCGGCCACCGGCGATCTGTTGCTGACGGGCCCGACACTCACCAACGTCAATGACGTCAGGGTGATTTTGGTAGACCCCGCCTAG
- a CDS encoding co-chaperone GroES produces MKFRPLHDRVVVKRIDAEDKTAGGIIIPDSAKEKPSQGEIVAVGPGGRDEAGKLIPIDLKVGDRVLFGKWSGTEVKIDGQELLIMKESDVMGVLTDVPATKKKAA; encoded by the coding sequence ATGAAATTCCGTCCGCTCCACGACCGTGTCGTGGTCAAACGCATCGATGCCGAAGATAAAACCGCAGGCGGCATCATCATTCCGGACAGTGCCAAGGAAAAGCCCTCGCAGGGCGAAATCGTCGCCGTGGGCCCGGGTGGCCGCGACGAAGCTGGTAAACTGATCCCGATCGACCTCAAGGTTGGCGACCGCGTGCTGTTCGGCAAATGGTCCGGCACCGAAGTCAAGATCGACGGCCAGGAGCTGTTGATCATGAAGGAAAGCGACGTCATGGGCGTCCTAACCGACGTTCCGGCTACCAAGAAGAAGGCCGCCTAA
- a CDS encoding usg protein, whose protein sequence is MVEKDAVSKDFRKQVLGYGLTTAEIVYRRPDRRWLLQTYVWQDYDMFPDFPALKDFLAFWEAKLEGPLFAVTVVHSKLIKPAELRAVDGVFRLH, encoded by the coding sequence ATGGTCGAGAAAGATGCGGTTTCCAAGGATTTCAGGAAGCAGGTCTTAGGCTACGGGCTGACAACAGCGGAGATCGTTTATCGCCGTCCGGATCGGCGCTGGCTGCTGCAAACTTACGTCTGGCAGGACTACGACATGTTTCCGGATTTCCCGGCGTTGAAGGATTTCCTCGCGTTCTGGGAAGCAAAGCTCGAAGGCCCGCTGTTTGCGGTCACCGTGGTGCACTCCAAACTGATCAAGCCTGCCGAACTACGCGCCGTGGACGGAGTCTTCCGGCTGCATTAA